A genomic stretch from Apis cerana isolate GH-2021 linkage group LG7, AcerK_1.0, whole genome shotgun sequence includes:
- the LOC107994274 gene encoding serine/threonine-protein phosphatase 2A 56 kDa regulatory subunit gamma isoform isoform X1 has translation MSSRQSKKEKDTTKIGKDKGKNGKDVETNDETNKVAGGPPVTTAPPPPTLINKIKYQPGGPIIKKDKRQSSSRFNISKNRELQKLPLLSETQQGNEREELFIQKLRQCCVLFDFESDPLSDLKWKEVKRTALNEMVEYVTKNKNVITEAIYPEAVNMFAVNLFRTLPPSSNPNGAEFDPEEDEPTLEAAWPHLQLVYEFFLRLLESQDFQPSIARRYIDQKFVLQLLELFDSEDPRERDFLKTTLHRIYGKFLGLRAYIRKQINNVFYRFIYETEHHNGIAELLEILGSIINGFALPLKEEHKVFLLKVLLPLHKAKSLSVYHPQLAYCVVQFLEKDPSLTEPVIRSLLKFWPKTHSPKEVMFLNELEEILDVIEPAEFQKVMDPLFRQLAKCVSSPHFQVAERALYYWNNEYIMSLISDNYSVILPIMYPAFYRNSRNHWNKTIHGLIYNALKLFMEMNQKVFDECTQQYYQDRQRERKLMKDRDEAWMRVEALAMRHPNYNATIKGITNTTIGTISQQQLDSPPPDEDGDTDQTPLTLEKIEAKANEAKKMTNSNKTKPLLRRKSDLPQDTYTMRALSDHKRADEYLVTPPDPNNC, from the exons ATGTCGAGTCGGCagtcaaaaaaagaaaag GATACGACGAAGATCGGGAAGGACAAAGGAAAGAATGGCAAGGATGTTGAGACGAATGACGAG ACGAATAAGGTAGCAGGAGGACCACCGGTAACTACTGCACCACCGCCCCCAacgttgattaataaaattaaatatcaaccTGGAGGTcctataataaagaaagataaacgaCAAAGTAGCTCAAGATTTAACATATCGAAAAATCGCGAACTTCAAAAGTTGCCGCTTCTATCTG aaACGCAACAAGGAAACGAAAGGGAAGAACTTTTCATCCAGAAATTACGTCAATGTTGCGTGCTGTTCGATTTCGAGTCCGATCCCCTTTCGGATTTAAAATGGAAAGAGGTAAAGCGTACCGCTCTGAACGAAATGGTCGAATATGTCACCAAGAACAAAAATGTGATTACGGAAGCGATATATCCTGAGGCAGTGAATATG ttCGCAGTGAATCTTTTTCGCACTCTTCCTCCATCATCAAATCCAAACGGAGCTGAATTTGATCCGGAAGAGGATGAGCCAACATTAGAAGCGGCCTGGCCTCATTTACAGCtagtttatgaatttttcttacgaTTGCTTGAATCTCAGGACTTTCAACCTTCTATCGCTAGACGTTACATAgatcaaaaatttgtattgcAACTTTTAGAGTTATTTGATTCGGAAGATCCACgagaaagagattttttaaaaacaacgcTTCATagaatttatggaaaatttttgggTCTCAGAGCGTATATCAGaaagcaaataaataatgttttttatcgatttatatacGAAACCGAGCATCATAATGGTATTGCTGAACTTCTTGAGATTTTGGGAAG tataatcAATGGATTTGCATTACCATTAAAAGAAGAACATAAAGTATTTCTATTGAAGGTGCTTTTACCTTTACATAAAGCTAAATCGCTCTCTGTATATCATCCCCAATTGGCGTATTGCGTGGttcaatttttggaaaaagatcCGTCGTTAACTGAACCTGTTATTAGaagtttgttgaaattttggcCAAAAACACATTCTCCGAAGGAAGTAATGTTTTTAAACGAACTCGAAGAAATTCTTGATGTAATCGAACCTGCGGAATTCCAAAAAGTTATGGATCCGTTGTTTAGACAATTAGCGAAATGTGTATCATCTCCGCACTTTCAg gtcGCTGAAAGAGCTTTGTATTACTGGAACAACGAATACATAATGTCACTTATATCGGATAATTATTCAGTCATTCTACCAATTATGTATCCAGCATTCTATAGAAATTCCCGAAATCATTGGAACAAAACTATTCATGggttaatatataatgcattaAAGCTTTTTATGGAGATGAATCAGAAAGTATTCGACGAGTGTACTCAACAGTATTATCAG gatcgacaaagagaaagaaaacttATGAAAGACAGAGATGAAGCGTGGATGCGCGTTGAAGCTCTGGCAATGCGACATCCAAATTACAATGCGACTATAAAAGGTATTACGAATACAACAATTGGCACAATATCGCAACAACAATTGGACAGCCCTCCGCCCGATGAAGATGGTGATACAGATCAGACACCACTTACattggaaaaaatagaagCGAAAGCAAATGAG GCAAAAAAAATGACGAACTCTAATAAAACAAAGCCACTTTTACGGAGGAAAAGCGATTTACCCCAAGACACGTATACAATGCGGGCATTATCTGATCATAAACGTGCAGATGAATATCTCGTTACGCCACCGGATCCTAATAATTGCTAG
- the LOC107994274 gene encoding serine/threonine-protein phosphatase 2A 56 kDa regulatory subunit gamma isoform isoform X2 — translation MDTTKIGKDKGKNGKDVETNDETNKVAGGPPVTTAPPPPTLINKIKYQPGGPIIKKDKRQSSSRFNISKNRELQKLPLLSETQQGNEREELFIQKLRQCCVLFDFESDPLSDLKWKEVKRTALNEMVEYVTKNKNVITEAIYPEAVNMFAVNLFRTLPPSSNPNGAEFDPEEDEPTLEAAWPHLQLVYEFFLRLLESQDFQPSIARRYIDQKFVLQLLELFDSEDPRERDFLKTTLHRIYGKFLGLRAYIRKQINNVFYRFIYETEHHNGIAELLEILGSIINGFALPLKEEHKVFLLKVLLPLHKAKSLSVYHPQLAYCVVQFLEKDPSLTEPVIRSLLKFWPKTHSPKEVMFLNELEEILDVIEPAEFQKVMDPLFRQLAKCVSSPHFQVAERALYYWNNEYIMSLISDNYSVILPIMYPAFYRNSRNHWNKTIHGLIYNALKLFMEMNQKVFDECTQQYYQDRQRERKLMKDRDEAWMRVEALAMRHPNYNATIKGITNTTIGTISQQQLDSPPPDEDGDTDQTPLTLEKIEAKANEAKKMTNSNKTKPLLRRKSDLPQDTYTMRALSDHKRADEYLVTPPDPNNC, via the exons ATG GATACGACGAAGATCGGGAAGGACAAAGGAAAGAATGGCAAGGATGTTGAGACGAATGACGAG ACGAATAAGGTAGCAGGAGGACCACCGGTAACTACTGCACCACCGCCCCCAacgttgattaataaaattaaatatcaaccTGGAGGTcctataataaagaaagataaacgaCAAAGTAGCTCAAGATTTAACATATCGAAAAATCGCGAACTTCAAAAGTTGCCGCTTCTATCTG aaACGCAACAAGGAAACGAAAGGGAAGAACTTTTCATCCAGAAATTACGTCAATGTTGCGTGCTGTTCGATTTCGAGTCCGATCCCCTTTCGGATTTAAAATGGAAAGAGGTAAAGCGTACCGCTCTGAACGAAATGGTCGAATATGTCACCAAGAACAAAAATGTGATTACGGAAGCGATATATCCTGAGGCAGTGAATATG ttCGCAGTGAATCTTTTTCGCACTCTTCCTCCATCATCAAATCCAAACGGAGCTGAATTTGATCCGGAAGAGGATGAGCCAACATTAGAAGCGGCCTGGCCTCATTTACAGCtagtttatgaatttttcttacgaTTGCTTGAATCTCAGGACTTTCAACCTTCTATCGCTAGACGTTACATAgatcaaaaatttgtattgcAACTTTTAGAGTTATTTGATTCGGAAGATCCACgagaaagagattttttaaaaacaacgcTTCATagaatttatggaaaatttttgggTCTCAGAGCGTATATCAGaaagcaaataaataatgttttttatcgatttatatacGAAACCGAGCATCATAATGGTATTGCTGAACTTCTTGAGATTTTGGGAAG tataatcAATGGATTTGCATTACCATTAAAAGAAGAACATAAAGTATTTCTATTGAAGGTGCTTTTACCTTTACATAAAGCTAAATCGCTCTCTGTATATCATCCCCAATTGGCGTATTGCGTGGttcaatttttggaaaaagatcCGTCGTTAACTGAACCTGTTATTAGaagtttgttgaaattttggcCAAAAACACATTCTCCGAAGGAAGTAATGTTTTTAAACGAACTCGAAGAAATTCTTGATGTAATCGAACCTGCGGAATTCCAAAAAGTTATGGATCCGTTGTTTAGACAATTAGCGAAATGTGTATCATCTCCGCACTTTCAg gtcGCTGAAAGAGCTTTGTATTACTGGAACAACGAATACATAATGTCACTTATATCGGATAATTATTCAGTCATTCTACCAATTATGTATCCAGCATTCTATAGAAATTCCCGAAATCATTGGAACAAAACTATTCATGggttaatatataatgcattaAAGCTTTTTATGGAGATGAATCAGAAAGTATTCGACGAGTGTACTCAACAGTATTATCAG gatcgacaaagagaaagaaaacttATGAAAGACAGAGATGAAGCGTGGATGCGCGTTGAAGCTCTGGCAATGCGACATCCAAATTACAATGCGACTATAAAAGGTATTACGAATACAACAATTGGCACAATATCGCAACAACAATTGGACAGCCCTCCGCCCGATGAAGATGGTGATACAGATCAGACACCACTTACattggaaaaaatagaagCGAAAGCAAATGAG GCAAAAAAAATGACGAACTCTAATAAAACAAAGCCACTTTTACGGAGGAAAAGCGATTTACCCCAAGACACGTATACAATGCGGGCATTATCTGATCATAAACGTGCAGATGAATATCTCGTTACGCCACCGGATCCTAATAATTGCTAG
- the LOC107994274 gene encoding serine/threonine-protein phosphatase 2A 56 kDa regulatory subunit gamma isoform isoform X3: MVHVDGYIPFSTGGLPKSPSFHQGLALATALSRESNKPYLTNFTSHYQPLRPLLIETQQGNEREELFIQKLRQCCVLFDFESDPLSDLKWKEVKRTALNEMVEYVTKNKNVITEAIYPEAVNMFAVNLFRTLPPSSNPNGAEFDPEEDEPTLEAAWPHLQLVYEFFLRLLESQDFQPSIARRYIDQKFVLQLLELFDSEDPRERDFLKTTLHRIYGKFLGLRAYIRKQINNVFYRFIYETEHHNGIAELLEILGSIINGFALPLKEEHKVFLLKVLLPLHKAKSLSVYHPQLAYCVVQFLEKDPSLTEPVIRSLLKFWPKTHSPKEVMFLNELEEILDVIEPAEFQKVMDPLFRQLAKCVSSPHFQVAERALYYWNNEYIMSLISDNYSVILPIMYPAFYRNSRNHWNKTIHGLIYNALKLFMEMNQKVFDECTQQYYQDRQRERKLMKDRDEAWMRVEALAMRHPNYNATIKGITNTTIGTISQQQLDSPPPDEDGDTDQTPLTLEKIEAKANEAKKMTNSNKTKPLLRRKSDLPQDTYTMRALSDHKRADEYLVTPPDPNNC, from the exons atggttCATGTGGATGgatatattcctttttctaCTGGTGGCCTACCAAAAAGTCCAAGCTTCCACCAGGGACTTGCCTTGGCTACTGCTCTATCTCGAGAATCGAATAAACCTTACTTAACCAACTTCACTTCGCATTATCAACCATTACGACCCCTATTAATCG aaACGCAACAAGGAAACGAAAGGGAAGAACTTTTCATCCAGAAATTACGTCAATGTTGCGTGCTGTTCGATTTCGAGTCCGATCCCCTTTCGGATTTAAAATGGAAAGAGGTAAAGCGTACCGCTCTGAACGAAATGGTCGAATATGTCACCAAGAACAAAAATGTGATTACGGAAGCGATATATCCTGAGGCAGTGAATATG ttCGCAGTGAATCTTTTTCGCACTCTTCCTCCATCATCAAATCCAAACGGAGCTGAATTTGATCCGGAAGAGGATGAGCCAACATTAGAAGCGGCCTGGCCTCATTTACAGCtagtttatgaatttttcttacgaTTGCTTGAATCTCAGGACTTTCAACCTTCTATCGCTAGACGTTACATAgatcaaaaatttgtattgcAACTTTTAGAGTTATTTGATTCGGAAGATCCACgagaaagagattttttaaaaacaacgcTTCATagaatttatggaaaatttttgggTCTCAGAGCGTATATCAGaaagcaaataaataatgttttttatcgatttatatacGAAACCGAGCATCATAATGGTATTGCTGAACTTCTTGAGATTTTGGGAAG tataatcAATGGATTTGCATTACCATTAAAAGAAGAACATAAAGTATTTCTATTGAAGGTGCTTTTACCTTTACATAAAGCTAAATCGCTCTCTGTATATCATCCCCAATTGGCGTATTGCGTGGttcaatttttggaaaaagatcCGTCGTTAACTGAACCTGTTATTAGaagtttgttgaaattttggcCAAAAACACATTCTCCGAAGGAAGTAATGTTTTTAAACGAACTCGAAGAAATTCTTGATGTAATCGAACCTGCGGAATTCCAAAAAGTTATGGATCCGTTGTTTAGACAATTAGCGAAATGTGTATCATCTCCGCACTTTCAg gtcGCTGAAAGAGCTTTGTATTACTGGAACAACGAATACATAATGTCACTTATATCGGATAATTATTCAGTCATTCTACCAATTATGTATCCAGCATTCTATAGAAATTCCCGAAATCATTGGAACAAAACTATTCATGggttaatatataatgcattaAAGCTTTTTATGGAGATGAATCAGAAAGTATTCGACGAGTGTACTCAACAGTATTATCAG gatcgacaaagagaaagaaaacttATGAAAGACAGAGATGAAGCGTGGATGCGCGTTGAAGCTCTGGCAATGCGACATCCAAATTACAATGCGACTATAAAAGGTATTACGAATACAACAATTGGCACAATATCGCAACAACAATTGGACAGCCCTCCGCCCGATGAAGATGGTGATACAGATCAGACACCACTTACattggaaaaaatagaagCGAAAGCAAATGAG GCAAAAAAAATGACGAACTCTAATAAAACAAAGCCACTTTTACGGAGGAAAAGCGATTTACCCCAAGACACGTATACAATGCGGGCATTATCTGATCATAAACGTGCAGATGAATATCTCGTTACGCCACCGGATCCTAATAATTGCTAG
- the LOC107994274 gene encoding serine/threonine-protein phosphatase 2A 56 kDa regulatory subunit gamma isoform isoform X4 — MVEYVTKNKNVITEAIYPEAVNMFAVNLFRTLPPSSNPNGAEFDPEEDEPTLEAAWPHLQLVYEFFLRLLESQDFQPSIARRYIDQKFVLQLLELFDSEDPRERDFLKTTLHRIYGKFLGLRAYIRKQINNVFYRFIYETEHHNGIAELLEILGSIINGFALPLKEEHKVFLLKVLLPLHKAKSLSVYHPQLAYCVVQFLEKDPSLTEPVIRSLLKFWPKTHSPKEVMFLNELEEILDVIEPAEFQKVMDPLFRQLAKCVSSPHFQVAERALYYWNNEYIMSLISDNYSVILPIMYPAFYRNSRNHWNKTIHGLIYNALKLFMEMNQKVFDECTQQYYQDRQRERKLMKDRDEAWMRVEALAMRHPNYNATIKGITNTTIGTISQQQLDSPPPDEDGDTDQTPLTLEKIEAKANEAKKMTNSNKTKPLLRRKSDLPQDTYTMRALSDHKRADEYLVTPPDPNNC; from the exons ATGGTCGAATATGTCACCAAGAACAAAAATGTGATTACGGAAGCGATATATCCTGAGGCAGTGAATATG ttCGCAGTGAATCTTTTTCGCACTCTTCCTCCATCATCAAATCCAAACGGAGCTGAATTTGATCCGGAAGAGGATGAGCCAACATTAGAAGCGGCCTGGCCTCATTTACAGCtagtttatgaatttttcttacgaTTGCTTGAATCTCAGGACTTTCAACCTTCTATCGCTAGACGTTACATAgatcaaaaatttgtattgcAACTTTTAGAGTTATTTGATTCGGAAGATCCACgagaaagagattttttaaaaacaacgcTTCATagaatttatggaaaatttttgggTCTCAGAGCGTATATCAGaaagcaaataaataatgttttttatcgatttatatacGAAACCGAGCATCATAATGGTATTGCTGAACTTCTTGAGATTTTGGGAAG tataatcAATGGATTTGCATTACCATTAAAAGAAGAACATAAAGTATTTCTATTGAAGGTGCTTTTACCTTTACATAAAGCTAAATCGCTCTCTGTATATCATCCCCAATTGGCGTATTGCGTGGttcaatttttggaaaaagatcCGTCGTTAACTGAACCTGTTATTAGaagtttgttgaaattttggcCAAAAACACATTCTCCGAAGGAAGTAATGTTTTTAAACGAACTCGAAGAAATTCTTGATGTAATCGAACCTGCGGAATTCCAAAAAGTTATGGATCCGTTGTTTAGACAATTAGCGAAATGTGTATCATCTCCGCACTTTCAg gtcGCTGAAAGAGCTTTGTATTACTGGAACAACGAATACATAATGTCACTTATATCGGATAATTATTCAGTCATTCTACCAATTATGTATCCAGCATTCTATAGAAATTCCCGAAATCATTGGAACAAAACTATTCATGggttaatatataatgcattaAAGCTTTTTATGGAGATGAATCAGAAAGTATTCGACGAGTGTACTCAACAGTATTATCAG gatcgacaaagagaaagaaaacttATGAAAGACAGAGATGAAGCGTGGATGCGCGTTGAAGCTCTGGCAATGCGACATCCAAATTACAATGCGACTATAAAAGGTATTACGAATACAACAATTGGCACAATATCGCAACAACAATTGGACAGCCCTCCGCCCGATGAAGATGGTGATACAGATCAGACACCACTTACattggaaaaaatagaagCGAAAGCAAATGAG GCAAAAAAAATGACGAACTCTAATAAAACAAAGCCACTTTTACGGAGGAAAAGCGATTTACCCCAAGACACGTATACAATGCGGGCATTATCTGATCATAAACGTGCAGATGAATATCTCGTTACGCCACCGGATCCTAATAATTGCTAG